In the genome of Pseudomonas fluorescens, the window TTTTTGTGCAGCGAAGCCGGCAGCCAGGTGCGGGGTGCGGCGTGGAATGTTGATGGTGGGTGGTTGGCGCAGTGATCATCTGCCAGACCGCGTTATCGTTCTTCGCGAGCAGGCTCGCTCCCACAAGGAAATGCGATCCCTGTGGGCGCGAGCCTGCTCGCGATCGAGTGCGTAGCACTCGCCAACAAAAAGAGGCAAACCATGTCCGACATCCTCTGGCAACCCGACGCCAAACGCATTGGCAAGACCCGCATGGAGGCCTTTCGGCGCTTCATCAATCAGCGGCACCACCTCAAGATCGACGACTACCCTGCCCTGCACCAATGGTCCATCGATCAGCGCCCGGACTTCTGGCTGGCCATCGTCGACTTCTTCGACATCCGCTTCCACGAGCAGCCCGACGCCGTGCTGCTCGAAGGCCCCCGGATGCCCAGCGCCCAGTGGTGGTTCCCCGGTGCAACGCTGAACTTTGCCGAACACCTGCTACAGCGTCGTGATGATGCGATCGCCGTGATAGCCGTCGGCGAAAACGGTCAGCGTGAACATTTGACCTGGGCTGAACTCGTCGAACAGGTCGCCGGTTTTCAGAATGGCTTGATCGCCGCCGGCGTCGGTATGGGTGACCGGATCGCCGCCTGCATGCCCAACACCTGGCAGACACTGGTGGCCATGCTCGCCACCACCAGCCTTGGCGCCATCTGGTCATGCTCTTCGCCGGACTTCGGCACCCAAGGAGTGGTTGACCGTTTCGGCCAGATCGAACCGAAAGTGCTGGTGACCTGCGCCGGCTACCGCTATGCCGGCAAAGAGATCGACCAGACCGCCAAGGTCAACGAGATCCTCCAGCGCCTGCCTTCGCTGCAACAGTTGATCGTCGTGCCTTACGCCCGGCCACAGGCGCACATAGAAGAATTCCGCACCCAGGCCAACGTGACGCTGTGGGACGATTTCTACGAACCCGGCGGCGAACCGGATTTCGTCCCGGTGCCCTTCGCCCATCCGCTGTACATCCTCTACTCCAGCGGCACCACCGGTGTGCCCAAGTGCATCATTCACAGCACCGGCGGCGTGTTGCTGCAACACGTCAAGGAACACGGCCTGCATGGCGATCTCGGCCCCGGTGAACGGCTGTTCTACTACACCACCTGCGGCTGGATGATGTGGAACTGGCTGGTGTCGGCGCTGGCGACAGGCAGTTCCGTGGTGCTGTACGACGGCTCACCGTTCCAGCCCGAAACGCAACGCTTGATCGACTTGATCGACGACGAACGCATCAGCGTCTTCGGCACCAGCCCCAAATACCTCGCAACCTTGGAAAGCAGCGGTATCAAGCCCCGTGAAAGCCATGACCTGGGCAGCCTCAAGACGTTGCTTTGCACCGGTTCGGCGCTGTCGCCGCACAGTTACGACTTCGTCTATCGCGACTTCAAGGCCGACGTTTGCCTGGCCTCGATGTCCGGCGGCACCGACATCGTCTCGTGCTTCGTCAACGGCAACCCGATGTCGCCCGTGCGGCGTGGCGAAATCATGGGCAAGAGCCTGGGCATGGCCGTCGAAGTGTGGAACGACGAAGGCCACCCGGTGATCGGTGAAAAAGGCGAACTGGTCTGCACCCGCCATTTCCCTGCGATGCCCATTGGCCTGTGGAACGATCCCGATGGCGAGAAACTGCGCCAATCCTATTTCAGCCTGTTCCCCGGCGTCTGGGCCCAGGGCGACTACGCCGAACAACTGCCCCATGGCGGGATGATGATCCACGGTCGCTCCGATGCCGTGCTCAACCCCGGCGGCGTGCGCATCGGCACGGCAGAAATCTATCGTCAGGTGGAGAAAGTCCCCCAGGTGCTCGACAGCGTGGCCATCGGTCAGCAGTGGCAGGATGATGTGCGGGTGGTGCTGTTCGTACGCTTGCGCGACGAGCTCGAACTGGACGAGGCACTGCAACAGCAGATCCGCGAGACGATTCGCGCCAACACCACGCCGCGTCATGTGCCGGCGAAGATTGTTGCAGTGACGGACATTCCCCGGACCATCAGTGGCAAGGTCGTTGAGTTGGCGGTGCGCAATGTGGTGCATGGGCAGAAGGTGAAAAACACCGATGCGCTGGCCAATCCCGAAGCGCTGGAACAGTACCGAAACAGGCCCGAGCTGATGGATTGAAATGGGATTACCTGTGGGAGCGAGCCTGCTCGCGATGGCGTAGATTCAGGCGACATTGACGTTGAATGTACCGCCCTCTTCGCGAGCAAGCCCGCTCCCACAGTAACCGCTCAAGCCTTCGAATCAACCTGCGCCTGTCACCTGTGCAAGAATAGACGCCAGCTATAGCGAATTGGCGCAGGACTCCCAGATGAACGCAACACCAACCGCCAGCGATGCCCAGGCCTTGATCGCCCGAATCGACTGGGCAAGCAGTCCGCTGGGCGCTGCCAGCACTTGGCCACAAAGCCTGCGAACCGCCGTGGACATCGTCATTCACTCACCGATGCCGATGCTGCTGCTATGGGGCCCACAACTGACGCAGATCTATAACGACGGCTTCGCCCTGCTCGCCGGAAGCAAGCATCCACACGCTTTCGGACAACCGGCACACCTGATTTGGCCAGAGTTGCAAGACTTTACCGACCCGATTTACAGCGCCGTCCTGCAAGGTCAGGTGCGAACCTACAGCGAGCAGCGCTTTACCTTGCAACACGGGGACCGGGAATCCGACTTCTGGCTCGACCTGACCTACAGCCCGATCCGCGATGAAAGTGCCGAGGTGTCCGGGATCCTGGTCACCGCCATCGAAACCAACGAACGCCGGCGCATCGCCCTCGAACTCGAACAGCGCTCGGCGGCCAGCCTCAAGGCCCAGCGTGAAACCGAGGAACGCCTGCAACTTGCCCTCGCCGCCACCGATGCGGTCGGCACCTGGGACTGGGACATCAGCGAGGACCGTTTCATCGCCGATGCGCATTTTGCCCAGTTGCACGGCATCGACCCGGCCATGGCCAGTCAATTGCCGATCAGTGAGTACCTGCACGGCGTACACCCCGAAGACCGCGCCCTGATCGCCCGCAGCATCAAGCATTGCATCACCCACGGCAGCGAATACGCCGAGGAATATCGCCTGCTGCAAACCGACGGCCAGATGCGCTGGGTGTTTGCCCGCGGTCGCTGCTACAAGGACCACCATGGCCGGCCGATGCGTTTCCTCGGCGCCGCCCTGGACCTGACCGAACGCAAACACACCGAACAGGCCCTGCGCCAGAGCCAGACCGAGTTGCAACTGATCATCAACGCCATGCCGGTCCTGATCAGCTACGTCGACCGCGAAGAACGCTTTCGCCTGAACAATGCGGCGTACCTCGACTGGTACGGGCTGACGCCGCAAGAGCTTTACGGACGAACCATTCTTGAAGTACTCGGCGAAGAAGCCTATGCGCTGCGCGCCCCGCACATCACTGAGGCGCTGTCCGGCCGGCCCTGCTGTTTCAGCATCAGCACGCCACACCGCGACGGCAGCATCCGCCAGGCCTTGATGAATTACCTGCCACGCCACGGCGCGGATGGCGCGGTGAACGGTTTCTACATCTTCGTGATCGACGAAACCGAACGCAAAAAAACCGAAGAAGCCCTGCGCAACCTCAACGAAACCCTTGAGGAACGGGTTGCCGCCCGCACCCGCCAACTGGCCGAGGCCAACGAGCGTTTGCAGAACGAGATGTTCGAGCGTGAGCGTGCCGAAGACGCCTTGCGCCATGCGCAGAAAATGGATGCGGTCGGCCAGCTTACCGGCGGCATCGCCCATGACTTCAATAATATGCTTACCGGCATCATTGGCAGCCTCGACCTGATGCAACGCTACATTGCCGACGGCCGCGCCAGCGAGATCGGCCGGTTCACCGAAGCGGCCGTGTCCTCGGCCAACCGTGCCGCCGCCCTTACCCATCGCTTGCTGGCGTTCTCCCGGCGTCAGTCGCTCAACCGCAAGCCGCTGAACCCCAACGAGTTGATTCACTCGCTCATAGAATTGTTCAGTCGTACCAAGGGCGACCATATCGAACTCAAACTGCAACTGGCCGAGAGCACCTGGCGGGTCAGCACCGATGTCAGCCAGCTGGAAAACGCCTTGCTCAACCTGGTGATCAACGCCCGGGACGCCATGCCCGATGGCGGCGAGTTGCAGATCGAAACCGCTAACGTGTACCTCGACGGCAGCGACATCACGACCCTGGAACCGGTCAAGGCCGGCGACTACGTGATGATTGCCGTCAGCGACAACGGCACCGGCATGACGCCCTCGGTGCTGGCCAAGGCATTCGACCCGTTCTTCACCACCAAGCCCATCGGCCAGGGCACCGGTCTGGGCTTGTCGATGATTTACGGTTTCGCCCAGCAAACGGGGGGCCATGTCAGCCTGTTCAGCTTGCCCGGACGGGGCACCAGCGTGCGCTTGTACCTGCCGCGCCTGCATTCGACCGAGCCGGAAAAAGTCCTGTCGTCCGTCGTCGGCGAGGCACCGGCGGCGATTGCCGGCGAAACCGTGATGCTGGTCGAAGACGATGCGGCGGTGCGCATGCTGGTACTGGACCTGCTCAAGGAGCTCGGTTACCGCGCCCATGAAGCCGAAGATGCCAAGAGCGCCCTGCCGGTACTGGAGTCGGACGTGCGGGTGGACCTGCTGGTGACCGACGTCGGGTTGCCGGGCATGAACGGCCGCCAACTGGCGGAAATCGCCCGCCAGCATCGTCCCGAACTGAAAGTGCTGTTCATGACCGGTTACGCCGGGATCGCCGCCGAGCGCCAGGGTTTCCTCGAAGAAGGCATGGACATGGTGGCCAAGCCGTTTTCCATCGACCTGCTGGCCAACAAGATTCGCACGATGATCAGTCAACCGGACTGAGTTGAGGCATAATCGCGCGCCCCCGCTGCCACCCACATAGCCACCACCGTTGCAAGGTACCGCCCATGAAAGCTCAAGCCCGCCATATTCTGGTGAAAACCTCGGAAGAAGCCGAGCAGCTCAAACAACGCATCGCCAAGGGTGAAGCGTTCGACGTGCTGGCCAAGAAGTACTCGACCTGCCCATCGGGCAAGCGCGGCGGCGATCTCGGCGAAGTGCGGCCGGGGCAGATGGTCGGCGTGATCGATGCGGTGATCTTCAAGAAACCGTTGCGGGTGGTGCATGGGCCGATCAAGAGCAAGTTCGGGTATCACCTGGTGCAGGTGTTTTACCGGGATTGATGCTGTTGGCTTTCGGGCCTCTTCGCGAGCAGGCTCGCTCCCACATTGAAATGCACTCCCCTGTGGGAGCGAGCCTGCTCGCGAACCGATGGCGCAGCCAGCGGCCATTCACCGCTCACCTTGGAATCAGCGCCCCCGGCACCTGAATCACCCGGCTCGCCAACCGATGCCCGGCCTCGGCGGCGTCCGCCGGGCTGCCACCCTTGAGCCGCGAAGCCAGATACGCCGCGCTGAACGAATCCCCTGCCGCCGTGGTGTCCACCACGCGCTCGACCTTCTGCGCCGGCACCTCGAATGACTCGCCATCACAACGAATCAGGCACGCTTGGGCGCCGCGCTTGAGCACCACTTCCGGCGTACCGATCTGCTCATACGCGGCAAACACCGCGTCACAATCGGCATAACCAAACAACGCCTGCTCGTCATCCACCGTCAGCAACGCCAGATCAACCTGCGGCAGCACACGGCGATACGCCGCCCGGGCGTCCTCGACCGATGCCCACAGCCGTGGCCGGTAGTTGTTGTCGAACACGATCCGCGCATCGCGCTGGCGGGCTTCGATCAGGGTTTCCAGCAATTTTTCCCGGCCTTGCACACCGAGTACCGCCAGGGTGATGCCACTGAAGTACAGCACGTCGTAATCCGGCAGCGCAGCGAGGATCGGCGCGGCGGCCGGGGTGGTGAAGCAATCGCGTACCGCCGCTTCGTTGCGCCAGTACAGAAAGCGTCGCTCACCGGCGGCGTCAGTCTGGATGCAATACAAACCCGGCAGGCGTCCGGGCAGACGCTGGACCATGCCGAGCCCGATATTTTCCGCTGCCCAGCTCTGGCACATCGCATCGCTGAAACTGTCATCGCCCAGGGCGGTGACGTAATCCACGGCGCCGTCCTCTCCCAGTTCCCGGGACAGGTACACGGCCGTGTTCAAGGTGTCGCCGCCGAAGCTTTGTTGCAGGCTGCCGTCGGCGCGATGCTGCAACTCGATCATGCATTCGCCGATCAGGGCGATGCGTGGAGTGTTGGGGCCGAGGGTGTTGATGGTGTTCATTGTTGTGGGGTCTCTGGTGTTTCTGTGTTGTCTGGGCCACCGCTATCGCGAGCAGGCTCGCTCCTACAG includes:
- a CDS encoding acetoacetate--CoA ligase codes for the protein MSDILWQPDAKRIGKTRMEAFRRFINQRHHLKIDDYPALHQWSIDQRPDFWLAIVDFFDIRFHEQPDAVLLEGPRMPSAQWWFPGATLNFAEHLLQRRDDAIAVIAVGENGQREHLTWAELVEQVAGFQNGLIAAGVGMGDRIAACMPNTWQTLVAMLATTSLGAIWSCSSPDFGTQGVVDRFGQIEPKVLVTCAGYRYAGKEIDQTAKVNEILQRLPSLQQLIVVPYARPQAHIEEFRTQANVTLWDDFYEPGGEPDFVPVPFAHPLYILYSSGTTGVPKCIIHSTGGVLLQHVKEHGLHGDLGPGERLFYYTTCGWMMWNWLVSALATGSSVVLYDGSPFQPETQRLIDLIDDERISVFGTSPKYLATLESSGIKPRESHDLGSLKTLLCTGSALSPHSYDFVYRDFKADVCLASMSGGTDIVSCFVNGNPMSPVRRGEIMGKSLGMAVEVWNDEGHPVIGEKGELVCTRHFPAMPIGLWNDPDGEKLRQSYFSLFPGVWAQGDYAEQLPHGGMMIHGRSDAVLNPGGVRIGTAEIYRQVEKVPQVLDSVAIGQQWQDDVRVVLFVRLRDELELDEALQQQIRETIRANTTPRHVPAKIVAVTDIPRTISGKVVELAVRNVVHGQKVKNTDALANPEALEQYRNRPELMD
- a CDS encoding PAS domain-containing sensor histidine kinase yields the protein MNATPTASDAQALIARIDWASSPLGAASTWPQSLRTAVDIVIHSPMPMLLLWGPQLTQIYNDGFALLAGSKHPHAFGQPAHLIWPELQDFTDPIYSAVLQGQVRTYSEQRFTLQHGDRESDFWLDLTYSPIRDESAEVSGILVTAIETNERRRIALELEQRSAASLKAQRETEERLQLALAATDAVGTWDWDISEDRFIADAHFAQLHGIDPAMASQLPISEYLHGVHPEDRALIARSIKHCITHGSEYAEEYRLLQTDGQMRWVFARGRCYKDHHGRPMRFLGAALDLTERKHTEQALRQSQTELQLIINAMPVLISYVDREERFRLNNAAYLDWYGLTPQELYGRTILEVLGEEAYALRAPHITEALSGRPCCFSISTPHRDGSIRQALMNYLPRHGADGAVNGFYIFVIDETERKKTEEALRNLNETLEERVAARTRQLAEANERLQNEMFERERAEDALRHAQKMDAVGQLTGGIAHDFNNMLTGIIGSLDLMQRYIADGRASEIGRFTEAAVSSANRAAALTHRLLAFSRRQSLNRKPLNPNELIHSLIELFSRTKGDHIELKLQLAESTWRVSTDVSQLENALLNLVINARDAMPDGGELQIETANVYLDGSDITTLEPVKAGDYVMIAVSDNGTGMTPSVLAKAFDPFFTTKPIGQGTGLGLSMIYGFAQQTGGHVSLFSLPGRGTSVRLYLPRLHSTEPEKVLSSVVGEAPAAIAGETVMLVEDDAAVRMLVLDLLKELGYRAHEAEDAKSALPVLESDVRVDLLVTDVGLPGMNGRQLAEIARQHRPELKVLFMTGYAGIAAERQGFLEEGMDMVAKPFSIDLLANKIRTMISQPD
- a CDS encoding peptidylprolyl isomerase — its product is MKAQARHILVKTSEEAEQLKQRIAKGEAFDVLAKKYSTCPSGKRGGDLGEVRPGQMVGVIDAVIFKKPLRVVHGPIKSKFGYHLVQVFYRD
- a CDS encoding sugar kinase → MNTINTLGPNTPRIALIGECMIELQHRADGSLQQSFGGDTLNTAVYLSRELGEDGAVDYVTALGDDSFSDAMCQSWAAENIGLGMVQRLPGRLPGLYCIQTDAAGERRFLYWRNEAAVRDCFTTPAAAPILAALPDYDVLYFSGITLAVLGVQGREKLLETLIEARQRDARIVFDNNYRPRLWASVEDARAAYRRVLPQVDLALLTVDDEQALFGYADCDAVFAAYEQIGTPEVVLKRGAQACLIRCDGESFEVPAQKVERVVDTTAAGDSFSAAYLASRLKGGSPADAAEAGHRLASRVIQVPGALIPR